The following DNA comes from Kryptolebias marmoratus isolate JLee-2015 linkage group LG23, ASM164957v2, whole genome shotgun sequence.
CACTTCAGGACCCCTAATGTGTATTAATggtaaaattgtttaaataagcttaaaaactacagtttttcCAACTGGATTGTAAATCATTCAACACAATGCATGCACAATGTGTGTGCCCTTTTGTTGCCGTTACTGACAGAAAGGATTAAAGGTGTGTGGAAACAACACAAACGGCAAGTGTTCATGCGAAGCCAGAACTATTTTTCGCCCCCCTCTGCGTCGTAAAACCGATGCTGGCTACTTTCCGAACATCAGATGACGCCAACGTCACCCTACGGGCTGATATTCGGCCCGAGTTCAGTCTGAAAGCGCCGATTTCACTGACGGATCGAAAAGAAATTCGCAGCAGGCAGGCGTTTGAAATGAAACGAGCAGAGTCCTGCAAATCAGGACACACCCGTTCATGTTTTACAGCCCGACACAAGGCGGGGGTGAAAACCCTCGCAGCCGCAACTCTGAGCTTTAAAAGGGCCGAACTACACCCTGACAACAaataatcacaaataaaaactaaacacaaatacagATTATTTGATCTCCATGTGGGAAAACCAGACCTGGACGCTTTGGTCAACTCGGGTTTCAGCTGGGAAAAGGTTTAATCAACAACCAGGAAATTAATCAGCAGCCGCTTTGATAAGTAACCATCACAGAGACtcaaccttaaccaacacaaaaacggctacaacccagtgaattttacagatattgaggtaaaattcgacgaggtagtcgctgagagtcattcacaacacatgttTTGAGTGCCAACAGATTCTGTGCGATCCTGCGTgacactatttttaaaatttgaccaaaacggcttcaACTCCAGTCATTTTTTAGCACAATAGTGTAGTTTACTATGGCATGAGACAAGAAATGCAaggcttttatattttaatataattggGCAAGATTATCtagaaataaatgtattttactgtaattaaacTCCCATCGGGACAAGTTCCTACACACTTCAGGAGTTTACCGGTTCAATCCATTTTTTCTCTCAGTAAATAAGGGTGTAAACGCTGGTTATAAGCACTATCAGCAGACTTCTCATTGGTGCGCAACTGGACAATGTTAATTtagggaaaacacaaaaacacagtggtTTTGTTTCTCCAGAATGAGGGCACAACGATCTGGGCGACTAGAGAaccgaaaaaagaaaaaaaaggaagggggAAGACACACGGGAGGCAGACAGTAAGACAACGTGACTATTAAACAAAGGAGACAGTCACACCGAGGCTGTCTGCTGCAGCGAGACACTGGCTGATTTATGCCAAGAAAAGCCATACAGATCGACGGAGACCACGCGGGGGGACGTAAAGCACACACAGGCAGGACGGGGCAGCAGCAACCGGTGCCAAAAACCTCCGTACGGTCCTtcctctgtctgcagcaggGATGACGTCAGCACGGAGACTGCAGATGCATCAGACTTTGCTTACCTCAAGCTCGAAGCAGCAGAAACGCCAccaacaaaacactgacttcGACTTATCTGTGGTGTCAGAAAACTGTTGGTTTAATCCTGATTGcgtagggagaaaaaaaacccaagaggACTGTGCGTTATTGCAAACGAGTATTTCTCATCGTAGGATGATCATAATTCAAAGCTATGACATGAAAAGCGGCGGACGATATGCATTTCCTGCAAGTAATGCTGGGTTTTTAACCCGGATGCATGTTTTGTAAGTCAATTGAGACTgactgtcaaaaaaaaggagctttcTGCACaaattattgtgaaaaaaaacaaacagaaatctctgtttctctgcagccaGGGCCGAACAGATTTATGCAACTCAAGTTCTGATCCGGCACAAACTCTGAGAGACTTTATCCAGGGCGCTGACCCAGTTACAATCCCCTCCCCGCCCTCGCGTATTTATTAttggggtttttattttgttctataAGAGCTTACCTGCACCTGACACGGTCAGTTTTGCGGCGGGAGAACTACCACGGATGCAGCATTTATACGTCTGCATGTGTATAATCACGCAGTCGCAGCGTTCCCCTGGAGTGGAACTAATGAACATGTGTATAAACACGTCTATTAAAAGACCAAACCTAGAGGGAGCGTGAGGAAGGAGGCACAAACAAGTAAAGGATGAGTATCATGAGGGGGAATGGCACAAAACACAGCCAGAGAGTCAACCGGGGCTGAGCGTCTGCTGAGTCACTTTAACCCCCGAGTGACTCAGCAGCTCAACCGCTTCTGAGTCAGACTCTGACGTTTTCGTCACAGCTGCTATTAACTCCGTTTTCCGAACGTTGTCATGGAGAAAACAAAGGGATCGAGCAAATGTAACGGTTGGCTCGAATTACTCGACAAACTAAGATCAACCACCGGAGGTTCGAGAGGAGGAAAGCTGCGGTTGCTGCGTGGGAACAACAACCTTTAGCCAAACTTTGCAATTTTAGTGTTTGCAAAGGTTGCTTAGAAGGGATGGCCATATTGAATGGTGtaaatcagttctagatgtgcatcaaatgatcacttcctgagaaagtcattaaaatccacccagaggtcaatgagatatttttgataatatgacagagaaaagaacaaacacgggcaaaaacatcaccGTCTTTCAGATGAGGGTGATATGACAAATAGTTCACTGCCTTAATTGAGCAAACAGACTGCAGCCTTAACAACAATGTACTCTCTCTAAAACATCTTCCTCACCTGTCCTCCTCTCCCTCAGCATGCTGACTCCTGAGGCCTGCGGCGACCATGAAGGCGCTGGCTTCGGCAGACATCCCAGCTGCGCCGCCGACCTCTGCTGCCCCCCCCAGCCGGGGCAGACCCAGCAGGCCTTGGTGCTGGATCAGGAGCTTCTGGGCATCCTCTAGCTGGGAGCTTTTTATGGAGCTGACCCCTCCAGGAGCGTGGGCGAGGTTTGCTCCCAAGGAGAGCAGGGGCTGGAGGTCGGCTCGGAGGGCGGTCAGAGGCTTGTAGGTGGTCCCTGGAATGGGTGCTGCGGAAGGGTGCTGGGCTTGGGGCTTTGGGTGGGGCTGGGGTTGAACGGGGAGGGTTGGAGGCTGCACGGTGGagaaagctgcagcagcaagcGGGGCTACAGGACCCTGGAGGGGCGGCAGCTGCTGtgggatgctgatgggctgtgCCGCTGGGACCCCTGGCACAGGTGAGGAGATTCCTGCTGCAACAGGTGGAAGAGGAGGTGGGACCTGCGTCTGGAAGGGAGCAGTAGGCTGGATAAAGTCTGGCTGTCGTACACTTCCTGCAGGCAGAACTCCCGCTGCGTGGAGCTGAGGAATGGGGTAACCTCCCAGGGGAGTCTCCACAGGATAGGGCAGTTGCTGAGGTACTACAGGAGGTGGCTGCGGTGTCACTGCAGGAACACTGACAGGAACCACCGGTTTCTGCCCATGACTCGTCCCAATAACCTCCTGAGGTGAAATGTAGCTCACAGCGTGTGCCAGTGGCTGTGGGGGGCTCTGCATGGCCTGCGGGCTGGTGAAGTCCTGGCTTGGCGGCTGGTACGGCTGCAGTGTGTGAGGTGGCTGCAATGCAGGGACGCCTGGACTAACCCCAGTGTTTCCTGCCTCAGCCTCTGCAGCCACATCTGTGGCCTTCGGCGCCTCGGAGGGAGCCGGATGAGGAACGTCCTTCTCGTAGTACTCCGTACACGTCCACCGTCCTTTGCGGAACGGCTCAGAGTTAGTGTCCAGTTTAACCACCCTAAAACGAGAGCCTGTGGCAGTCTGGGTATGGGTGTGCTGGGTTTGAGTGCTCTGCCCAGCTGGGGCCACTTGCACACTGGCATTAGTGTTGTCAAACCCTGGAGCGTTCGAAAGCTTCGCACTGCTTTGAACATCAGGAGCTACTTGTGCTGGTTTGGGGTTATCCAACACCGGTGGTCTCTGGGACTTGCTGATCCCAGCTTTGGGAGCTGGGCTGGAGGTGGCCAAGGGTGCAACGGGAAGAGCTGCTGGTTCAGCTCCTCCCACGCTGTCAGAGTGATGCTGAGGATAATATTGGTGATGCATGGACCCGTTGACCAGGGAGGAGTGCTGCTGGGACCCCTGAGAGGCGACGTGAAGCTGGATCGGCTCATTTGGAGACACGATTCCAGGTGTGTCCACCCCATGGAGACTGTTCAGCGTCTCGTCAGAGGAGCTCCTCTCCGGCACACCCGTGTCCGTGGCCTTGGACGTGGAGACGTCCAGCATGTCAGAGGAGGACAGGTCCTCGGTGTGTGACTCGTCCATGTCATCGTAGCTCTCGGTGTCGTCTGCAAGGCTGTTGTTGCCACTGATCTGAGCAGAAGTGACGCTCGTTATCTGGAAGCCACTTTTCTTCTTCACCTGGACGCTCTGGGGCTGGTGATGGGGAGCCGGGGAGGACGACCCGGGCTGGCTCTGGTTCTCCTCCACGGCCGGGCTCCCCCCGGCTGCTCCGCTGCTGCCTCGCCTGAAGTGGTGAGCCGTTTTCCGGCTCCCCGTCCCCGGCGGGTCCCCGGAGAAGTCCTGGTGGTGCATGTTTACCTTGAGGCCAATAAATGGCAAGTCATACAATTAAAAGAACCGATCCTCTTCTGTGTTATTCCAGATATATAAACACTAAGAACGCTGTAATAAAGTGCagcacataaaataaacaaagactgCGAAAATCAGATAGCCGACGTGTAGCTGCAACTAGCAGCGATTAGCCATGCTACTTTGGCTCATTTGCGTCCCTTTTTACTCCCAACTACGAGTATTTCGCTAGCATTTCAGTGACAATTAACCACGGTGAAGGTAATTTAGTCCttaaaaaatatccaaagtGAATATGTGGACGCCTCTTAGCTGGCAGGAGTAGTGTGTCGCAGGAAACCAGCAGTCGCATCCATTATTCCTCTCCCGGAGTCTTCTTCCTCCAACGAgacaggaatttaaaaaatgaaataaaaaaattaaaccatgACCTCGGCTACCGTTGGCAGTCGACGGCGCCTAAATAGTACCCGTCCTTGTAGTGGTAAAAATTGCTCGGCAAGCCCATCTCGGCCGTATCTTCACCGTGTTTGCTGTATCATTGCCGGTGAAATCAGTAACGGCTGTCAGTCCTCGCAAGGAGGAACGCAAACACTGCAGATGCGCATGCGCAAACCTGCCCCCCTTTATTTCATGCAGTGTTTACGCGCTGAAGCGGAATCCGGATTTTTTACGTCGCTACCCTAAATATTGTCTTTCACGTGAATATTTTTGTCGAACTTGCGCGTTTCTCTACAGCACACACAAACCTACCAACTAGCTGTTAGGGAATACATAATTATCAAACCTTAAAGCTGAAAACCTATCTGCcgaactgaaagaaaaataagctaCCCAGTATTTTACCCTGCAcgtgaaggcagcacggaggtctggtttgtgtttatttcttcgTTCAGAAGTGCTACTATAAACGGACACATTGATGTCTGTAAATCTAAAGTATCCAAGCGtatctttatttgtttgcttaaataatattttgtttagcTAAAAATAGATAATTTCCCTCTGTGCACGCACACATTTAATGGGGAAATGTCACGTTAGAAAATCCAGTTTTCGatgtttgcaaatgttttaatattaccCCGGTTTATTTACATGCAACTTTTTATGTCCAGGATAAAAAGCTATTCATCAAAAATCACTAAATCAACAATAAATATGAactgcaataaaacaataaaggcataagcaaataaaactaaattaaaaaataaaggcctagttATTTgcttgttgtgaatgactctcagctacagccacaccaaagtttagcaaaatatcagtaggactgactgagttatagccctttttgtgtttgctaaggttgcttagctgtggcagacatcttgaatcggattgactccaaaggttaatcggtcatagatgcacatccagttgttatttcctgcaggtttcctttaaaaacacagtccagtggtttgtgagatatgtcgctaacagacagaaacaaactcacaCATCATCTGCCTTCAGCTTTGGGCGACGGGGCACAATAAAGCCAAGAAAACCTGCTGAACTAGTGCTAAAAATCCTGTGAGAAGAATTGCTTGTTGGTACATAAATCCGCTTACGCTGATCTTTGAACACCGAGCTTCTGTGTCTGCCTTCTGGCATCACATTCCCATGTTAGGCAAGTAAAAGTAGGGCAAATTTCAAGAGTTGAGACATGCCCGTCAAAGCGTTTGAGGCTATTCATGGATACGTCACATGCACCTGTAGGGGAAGGAGCTCTGGGAAACTTCCATTGAAAAGTCTTACACTGTTTGTGCAGCATGGGCATGACTTTATGTCTACTTCTGTGTGGATTTAAAGCTGAGTAAACAGGAACGGTGAGAAAGTGACGGTGAGGAATCATTCGTGAGATAAATCAGGAGGGGAAACACAGATAACGATGGAGCACAATATGTTTGAAGCTAATCTGGTAACAGAACACATTCCCCAATCCTCATCCGActgaaatacaaacattatgaataaaatcagTGACAAACTTCACCTCTAGATGGCACTACAACCCACACAGTGCTCCTTTaagtctgtttaaaataaagcttctagtgtttttcatggttttaatataaaaccaaGACCACAAtgatgtttgtgtctctgtgtttgtttgtttatctgtctgtatgttagcaaaatacctcatgaaacactgaacaaactttaaaaaccgTTCAGGAAATTTTAtcaggatgtacatctacaactaattagcttagaaaacacaaaaagtagtTATAACCCTGACAATATCATGCTATCATTTGATGTTGTCATAGCTGAGCGTCCTTTACAACTCCAAGGGCTACATATTGCacaaaacttttacaaatttaacaaaaactgttaGTTTGTCTAGAATGTTAAATATTCACGAATTGCAACAGATCAGGGTGTTAAAAACGGTATATTGGTAAAAGGGAACAACCAGTGCAGGGTATGGCATTCCTAGAGATTCTAATAAGGactataaacaaaaatataacatttttatgtgcATCTGTCTGTCTTGGAGCAGTCGTATAGTTAAGTGTCTTTTTGTATGTGCATGACTATAAGAGACTATTaatttatatattgttttattttatcacaacAGAATCATAACATGTGCCATGTGCCGAGTCTTAGGCTTTCAACCTTCAAATCATGAATCTGACACACAGTAGGAGACACAAACAAGGCCTAAAGCACGCTaaatattattccacatgttCACATTTGGCCTTGTGGCACAAATTTCCCTTTCCTTTTCCCATGAAAAGCAGGAAGAGACTTTCAATAGTTGTCCTTCCTCCCTGTGGGGTGAAAGTGGTAAGTAGAGGTATCCTTGTTTGGATCAAAGCTGTGGGAAACTGTTTGCAGCACTGCAGATGTATGATGGCTGGGTAAACCAGGCTGTCAATAATAAGTAAACAAAGCCTGAGGATTTTAAATTGTATGTTTACAACTTTTTTAAATCGCACTTTCTTTTCTTATACTGAAGATTACTGGTTTGCAGGCAgatttcaacataaaaatacttttgaaagaaaggagaaaacaaaaaaacgatgCCCCGTGTGAGGCTCGAACTCACGACCTTCAGATTATGAGACTGACGCGCTGCCTACTGCGCCAACGAGGCAACCTATCAGGTGTAACTACCATTTTTGACCAATGGACAGCCTCATCTGTGTCGCGTCCTGTCCAATCAGCGTGCGTATTTTATTCGAACGTAACAAAGCAGGCAGCCAATAAGGACGGCGAGTTTCTCTTATGAAGCCGCCCTCGATGCCTGCGACGGTTTTCATGTACCCATAGATTTTAAAGTTCTGATAGagtattaaataataataaagcagaCGCTTTCCCTGTAATGAACTCTGGACAGGAACACAACCCTGAATACATTACCAGGCTTTTGTAATCTAAGTCTGTCGGGACTAACACATCTCCTCGTTAGTGTAGTGGTGAGTATCGCTGCCTGTCACGCGGGAGACCGGGGTTCGATTTCCCGACGGGGAGtgcaaagacatttttaatcataggtattttcttcatttaaaagctaacAAAGTCTGTTCAAATACGTCACCATTTTATACCGTGCTCGTAAGAAAAGGTCACACAGTGAGGACTAATCCCCATTTTACacaggctctaaaggtcccagctcatcagcattttttcaaggctgacccttttttggtccctgctgtggtgggtggcgcaagcttcacttattggtcgtgggtgtgaccagatgcaagcataaagagcgaaagGTAGGAAAAtaaacagcgttagcttaccctgcaacatttatgctgtctgtcccccagttgaaggcgctgtaaagcctgaaatctccggcggataaccgCTGTtctactctgcgcaacaatcacggcatccagagcatttcttccaccgcacctctcttcctgaagtctcaggagaatccccataagtttaaaaaacagcaacaacacagggccaaagttgtccatagcgcttccgttgtttacacaacttgcgccaagtttcggtagcgcacctgTCTGCTTTCAAATGTCCACTACTGTCTCAGtcacaaaacattcagctttcaaaaacctacaATGGAGTGTGAAGCccgatccccagtcagtttcactccaatcaacacctttATTCAGGTGAACAAAGTGGCCCATCAGTCGGACAAACAAAGACCCCAACGAGCCtctgttgtgaggagagtgaggacAATCTGCATGTGGATCTAGTCCCACCTCTCCTTTAATAGCCACTCTGTCTGCTTCAGGTACAGAATCGaaatccagctgtttttgaCTTTCTCTCTTTTGGATTTTGGATTTTCTCTTTTggatgaacaaaatgaaaaacgaGCTGGAAGTAAAATGTGTGATGCATTGGCCGGGAATCGAACCCGGGCCTCCCGCGTGGCAGGCGAGAATTCTACCACTGAACCACCAATGCTTTATAAAATCACTTCTGGACACGCAGCAGTGTGATATACAACCGGTTTGATCAGCTCcttaaaaaaggctaaaagacACTCCCCGTCGGGGAATCGAACCCCGGTCTCCCGCGTGACAGGCGGGGATACTCACCACTATACTAACGAGGAGATGATGCCACGCTTTAGCCTCTCCCCCTGTCAGGCTATAAAGACACAACACCGTGGCAAAGAATAAAATGCTCTGTGGGGAGTCCAGTCTGCCTGTAGTTCacctcagtggttcatgaccaCCTCTGATATGAATCAGTGCAGCGATTTTGGTATATCTGGAGTCTAGATAAAATGAGCAAActggaaaccaacttcagcttcgtggaattgaaggagaatattttcagcaagttacctcggttgcagtgacgtgcggtgaggttcatggttggtgaggcactgagagtcagatttacaaatatataaatccaaaagggtagcttattcaattggctgctggttatttcatatctcatcagcgttcttcacacacacacacacacacacacacacacacacacactctctctctNNNNNNNNNNNNNNNNNNNNNNNNNNNNNNNNNNNNNNNNNNNNNNNNNNNNNNNNNNNNNNNNNNNNNNNNNNNNNNNNNNNNNNNNNNNNNNNNNNNNNNNNNNNNNNNNNNNNNNNNNNNNNNNNNNNNNNNNNNNNNNNNNNNNNNNNNNNNNNNNNNNNNNNNNNNNNNNNNNNNNNNNNNNNNNNNNNNNNNNNNNNNNNNNNNNNNNNNNNNNNNNNNNNNNNNNNNNNNNNNNNNNNNNNNNNNNNNNNNNNNNNNNNNNNNNNNNNNNNNNNNNNNNNNNNNNNNNNNNNNNNNNNNNNNNNNNNNNNNNNNNNNNNNNNNNNNNNNNNNNNNNNNNNNNNNNNNNNNNNNNNNNNNNNNNNNNNNNNNNNNNNNNNNNNNNNNNNNNNNNNNNNNNNNNNNNNNNNNNNNNNNNNNNNNNNNNNNNNNNNNNNNNNNNNNNNNNNNNNNNNNNNNNNNNNNNNNNNNNNNNNNNNNNNNNNNNNNNNNNNNNNNNNNNNNNNNNNNNNNNNNNNNNNNNNNNNNNNNNNNNNNNNNNNNNNNNNNNNNNNNNNNNNNNNNNNNNNNNNNNNNNNNNNNNNNNNNNNNNNNNNNNNNNNNNNNNNNNNNNNNNNNNNNNNNNNNNNNNNNNNNNNNNNNNNNNNNNNNNNNNNNNNNNNNNNNNNNNNNNNNNNNNNNNNNNNNNNNNNNNNNNNNNNNNNNNNNNNNNNNNNNNNNNNNNNNNNNNNNNNNNNNNNNNNNNNNNNNNNNNNNNNNNNNNNNNNNNNNNNNNctcggttgtgtttcaccgtaagtggcgctcttcttcttctggtctttattttagcagtaatgtacacaaagctgcactcttcttcgtagacattgagtttgcacaggtgcacacagttgcagcgcctcctacactTAAGTGAAGAGGTAATATTACCACGAGAACCAGATGATGTGCTATGGTTGCCTGGTTTCCATATTATATGAGTTATGAAGACAGGCTATGAAAGACAGCAGAAGTGTTTGGATCGTCCCTGTGTCCATCATTATCAGGCGAACATGCCGTGCCACCATCGTACATCATTCAGCTGCCTTTCACCAAGCTTCTTTTGGATTTAGCACACATCCAGGTAAAcgaacaaaatggaaaaacgaGCTAAAAGTGAAAGAGGAAGTGAAAATATAGACTTTTACCTGAAGGATAGGATAGAAAAGGCGTCCATAactaaaagaactaaaatagcataaattaagcataaatgcaaaacaacaacaaagtgttGTCTGAGCGCTAAGATGACGTGTGACAGGGGGAGGGGCTAAATGTTGACATCTCCTCGTTAGTATAGTGGTGAGTATCCCCGCCTGTCACGCGGGAGACCGGGGTTCGATTCCCCGACGGGGAGAAAAATCACTCTTTggtttctttaaacatttttcattttaaaaactgacgaAACCTGCTTCAAATAGTCATTAAACTGGAGTATCCAGGTTTGACTCCCAGTTGTGGCGTACCTATATTATCATTTCACAAACAAATTATTCCTTTATGTTTTAGAATTCAGGAAATATGTGTTAGAACATTAAAACAATGCAATAATGCTAATTAATTCCACAATCATTTATAGTCATCCTTTAATTATACTTTTGGAAATGTACATACATCTAAATATATGTACTTGACTGAAATGAACAAGTGCAGCGATCTCATCACATTCCAACACTTAAtatcttctctgtttttgtattcagatTACCTGCCTTTTGTCTAAAGACCCTAACTGCCCtcagattatatatatatggacCAATCAAGAAATTCATAGACTTAAAATGCACCAAAccttaagatttatttttacagcttaGTTccaataatttatatattttaaaaatatgtgtatttatttattaatgtatttGTTCATTGGtgcatttatatatttctgcttttgtttgtggttATGTTAGTTTCAGCCCTCCTTGTTGTAAATATGTGATACAAACAAAAGTTAGTAAGGCTCATTGGCATCTTCAAAGGACAGTGAGTCTTAAaggctgattaaaaaaactccaaacactGGTACATTTTagaggtgtgtgtatgtgtgtgtgtgtgcgagagaatcaatattaaaaacataattattgtAGAATTATGATAACAAGTTCAACTGATAACCTCATATGtgtattattacttttttggtattttcaaaactgtttaaCTATACCATATTAAAACTGATGACCATGTTCATTTTGATCACTGCCAtgtgatattttattaacatgaTGATGAatgattaaattattaattctgattcaaatatactgtatatggaaacaaaatataaaaagttttcttcACTGGGTGCaatttatcttttgtttctgaaaaaattCTTTTAGATGAATAGAAAGACTGGGCCTGTCTCCAACTCCACCTTAAGACGGAGGACCCGTGCAGATATAGAAAAACGACTTCAACAGATTTGAGATGACTGCACAATGTTGAATGACTTTCAGACAACAGACAATGACCTTGGCCATGAAAGTGGAGAGTTTTTTGAAGGTTTAAATTGTGCACAAATGACAATGTGGTGCAATGATGGTGTCGCATATTGGCCTAACTACAGAAGTGATGAAAGAGTGAACAGGGCAGTGAAAAATGCAGAGCAGCCTGGAGCTTACTGGGCAACACATGATGTCAGAATTCTTAAATCATGTGGTGAgctaatttttatatataatgaGAAATGTATGCAAGTGGCAAAAtatatttgacttgttttgacTTCATTTTGTTCTACCTGTTTTTAGATCAGTACCTCGAAGCACGACAGCACTTGAATAAATCACTGTCGTGCAACACTTCAGATTTGCagacagaagaggaagaagaggaaagtcGACCCAAGCGAAAGCCAAAACCAATGTTAGTATCTTGTAGTATTATTTTATCCTGTAAATTCAActtaaactctttcaaacacaCATGCTAAGACAACTGTAATGGAGAACAGTGAAGTGCAGCCATGTACAATTATGCATACATTGATCATTGAATAGCTCAGTAAAAGTAACAGTTTTTTGACTAATGACAATTTGAGATTTTTATAGAATATTAATATGTGCCttaaggaaaataaagatgataCTTTTAACGTATTAAATTACAGCtttattaatataataatataatacttaataataatgttttatttaattattagaaagattatttaaaaaactgtgtatttttttatctaaattttaaaaaaaaaatttccaatttagtcatttttgggGAGATTCAGGCAATGACAGTGGGGATGAAGATCATCAAAGGAAGAGAATCAGGGGTCGACCCAGACCCTCACCACTACCACCAGCTCCTTCTATTCCACCACCACCTTGCCATACGCCTGCGCCCCTCCTTCACCCGCTCCACTGATGCAGATGGAAAATCAAAGACCACCTGATCACCAAACCCCTTCTGCAAGCTACATGCACACACCTACCTGGAGATGGGGACAGTGTGATTCAAACACCATTCCCCACTATAGTACTTTTGCAGTgtcacacaaaaatatttttatgtgtttaaagttaaactggaggttttctgatttttatatAGCAATCTGGTTGGTGTGCTAATTTTTGTCTGTATCTAGCTTTGGTCCAAACCCAATCCTAACTGAATCCGGGCCAGATGATGTGGGTTATGAATGGATCCGGATAGGGTTCGGGCCGGATCTGATCCACATACGTTATCATCATCTGTTCCAGATTTGTTCCGCTGTGCAAGTGGACTCCGATCTGGGTCCATTTTACAGACTCATTCCAAAGCCTATGCTACATCCAGATTGGATCCGGTCAGGAGGCTGTTTGCTATCTGggtcactcattggtcgtgggtgtgaccagatgcaagcataaagagcaaatggtaggaatataaacaacagcgttaccttac
Coding sequences within:
- the zgc:65895 gene encoding TSC22 domain family protein 1 isoform X1 — protein: MHHQDFSGDPPGTGSRKTAHHFRRGSSGAAGGSPAVEENQSQPGSSSPAPHHQPQSVQVKKKSGFQITSVTSAQISGNNSLADDTESYDDMDESHTEDLSSSDMLDVSTSKATDTGVPERSSSDETLNSLHGVDTPGIVSPNEPIQLHVASQGSQQHSSLVNGSMHHQYYPQHHSDSVGGAEPAALPVAPLATSSPAPKAGISKSQRPPVLDNPKPAQVAPDVQSSAKLSNAPGFDNTNASVQVAPAGQSTQTQHTHTQTATGSRFRVVKLDTNSEPFRKGRWTCTEYYEKDVPHPAPSEAPKATDVAAEAEAGNTGVSPGVPALQPPHTLQPYQPPSQDFTSPQAMQSPPQPLAHAVSYISPQEVIGTSHGQKPVVPVSVPAVTPQPPPVVPQQLPYPVETPLGGYPIPQLHAAGVLPAGSVRQPDFIQPTAPFQTQVPPPLPPVAAGISSPVPGVPAAQPISIPQQLPPLQGPVAPLAAAAFSTVQPPTLPVQPQPHPKPQAQHPSAAPIPGTTYKPLTALRADLQPLLSLGANLAHAPGGVSSIKSSQLEDAQKLLIQHQGLLGLPRLGGAAEVGGAAGMSAEASAFMVAAGLRSQHAEGEEDSSSGASVVAIDNKIEQAMDLVKSHLMYAVREEVEVLKEQIKELIERNTQLEQENNLLKTLASPEQMAQFQAQVQTGGSPTSAAQPSVPPGTAAQALPPPAQNSGAPA